A genomic window from Nicotiana sylvestris chromosome 11, ASM39365v2, whole genome shotgun sequence includes:
- the LOC104244737 gene encoding protein BUD31 homolog 1-like, with amino-acid sequence MPKVKTNHIKYPEGWELIEPTLHELDAKMREAGNDPNDGKRKCEALWPIFKVAHQRNRYVYDLYYGRNEISKDLYEFCLEQGYADRNLIAKWKKPGYERLCCLHCIQPRDHNFATTCACRVPKHLREVAVIECVHCGCQGCASGD; translated from the exons ATGCCTAAAGTCAAGACAAATCATATAAAATACCCCGAGGGTTGGGAGCTGATTGAGCCTACCCTACATGAGCTGGATGCTAAAATGAGAGAAG CTGGCAATGACCCTAATGATGGTAAAAGAAAGTGTGAAGCACTCTGGCCCATATTCAAGGTTGCGCATCAGAGGAACAGATATGTTTATGACCTTTACTATGGAAGAAATGAAATATCTAAAGATCTGTACGAGTTCTGTTTGGAACAAGGTTATGCGGATCGCAACCTGATTGCAAAGTGGAAGAAG CCTGGATATGAGCGTCTCTGCTGCTTGCACTGCATACAACCTCGGGATCACAACTTTGCAACTACTTGTGCATGTCGTGTCCCCAAGCACCTTAGGGAAGTTGCTGTAATAGAGTGTGTACATTGTGGATGTCAAGGTTGTGCAAGTGGGGACTAA
- the LOC104244736 gene encoding pleiotropic drug resistance protein 2, with the protein MEESFLGDELTRLRSNSRMGSWRSSQSIREVFGGPRDVFMKNYSTRWREMAEEEEKELKWAAIDRLPTYNRLRKGMMKEVMSNGRVVHHEVDMTKLGNQDKKVLMESILKVVEDDNEQFLTRLRNRTDRVGIEIPKIEVRFQNLSVEGDAYVGTRALPTLLNSTLNTIEAVLGLVHLSPSKKRVVKILEDVSGIIRPSRMTLLLGPPGSGKTTFLKALAGKSEKDLRVTGKITYCGHEFHEFVPQRTSAYISQHDLHHGEMTVRETLDFAGRCLGVGTRYDLLVELSRREKEAGIMPDPQIDAFMKATAIDGQETSLITDYVLKILGLDICADIMVGDDMRRGISGGQKKRVTTGEMLVGPAKAFFMDEISKGLDSSTTYQIVKFMRQMVHINDITMVISLLQPAPETFDLFDDVILMSDGQIVYQGPRENVLEFFEYMGFRCPERKGIADFLVEVTSKKDQEQYWFRKSRPYVYISVPEFSESFNSFQIGEQIIDELTIPYDKYSVHRAALVKNKYGISNQELFKACFSREWLLMKRSSFLYIFKTTQITIMATIALTVFLRTQMKAGTVRGSAKFWGALFFSLINVMFNGMQELAMTVFRLPVFFKQRDSLFYPAWAFALPIWVLKIPISLMESAIWIILTYYTIGFAPAASRFFKQLLAFVGVHQMALSLFRFIAAAGRTQVVANTLGTFTLLMVFVLGGFIVSKDDIQDWMIWGYYLSPMMYGQNAIAINEFLDDRWSAPTNGSQPTVGKTLLHARGLFTTETWYWISTGALFGFSLLFNVLFVAALTFLNPIGDTKAVRVENGDKNNSRPQETAIVGDIQMAPTRSQANTSSVIPFPNNESRKGMILPFQPLSLAFNHVNYYVDMPAEMKTQGVEEDRLQLLRDVSGAFRPGILTALVGVSGAGKTTLMDVLAGRKTGGYIEGSINISGYPKNQTTFARVSGYCEQNDIHSPYVTVYESLLYSAWLRLASDVKTETRKMFVEEVMELVELKPLRNALVGLPGVDGLSTEQRKRLTTAVELVANPSIIFMDEPTSGLDARAAAIVMRTVRKTVDTGRTVVCTIHQPSIDIFEAFDELLLMKRGGQVIFAGPLGRRSCKLVEYFETIPGVPKIRESDNPATWMLDVSSSSMEAQLLVDFAEVYANSNLYQRNQLLIKELSTPATCSKDLYFPTQYSQSFITQCKACFWKQHWSYWRNSQYNAIRFFMTVIIGILFGVIFWNKGNQIYRQQDLLNLLGATYAAVMFLGATNASAVQSVVAIERTVFYRERAAGMYSELPYAFAQVAIETIYVAIQTFIYSLLLFSMIGYQWTAEKFFYFYYFIFMCFTYFSMYGMMVVALTPGYQIAAIVMSFFLSFWNLFSGFLVPRPLIPVWWRWYYWASPVAWTIYGIFASQVGDRTDELELTGEIEKIQVNKFLKEYLGYDHDFLVVVVFAHVGWVLLFFFVFAYGIKFLNHQKR; encoded by the exons ATGGAGGAGTCATTTTTGGGGGATGAGTTAACAAGATTGAGGAGTAATAGTAGGATGGGTAGTTGGAGGTCATCTCAGAGTATTAGGGAAGTGTTTGGAGGGCCAAGGGATGTATTCATGAAGAATTACAGTACGCGGTGGCGGGAGATggcggaggaggaggagaaggagctGAAATGGGCGGCGATAGATCGGTTGCCAACGTATAATAGACTAAGAAAAGGGATGATGAAGGAGGTGATGAGTAATGGGAGGGTGGTTCATCATGAAGTTGACATGACTAAGCTTGGTAATCAAGATAAAAAAGTTCTAATGGAGAGTATTCTTAAGGTTGTAGAAGATGATAATGAGCAATTCCTTACAAGACTCAGAAATAGGACTGATAG GGTGGGGATAGAAATTccaaagattgaagtgagatTTCAGAACTTAAGTGTAGAAGGAGATGCATATGTAGGGACAAGAGCACTTCCTACTCTGCTGAATTCCACCTTGAATACCATAGAG GCTGTTCTTGGATTAGTTCATCTCTCTCCATCCAAGAAAAGGGTTGTTAAAATTCTCGAAGATGTGAGTGGAATTATACGGCCATCAAG AATGACATTGCTCTTAGGGCCTCCTGGTTCAGGAAAAACAACTTTTCTAAAAGCACTTGCTGGAAAAAGTGAAAAGGATTTGAGg GTGACTGGAAAAATTACATATTGCGGGCATGAGTTTCATGAATTTGTTCCTCAAAGAACAAGTGCTTATATTAGCCAACATGATCTGCACCATGGAGAGATGACAGTTCGCGAAACATTGGATTTTGCTGGTAGATGCTTGGGTGTTGGAACCAGGTATGACTTACTAGTGGAGTTgtcaagaagagaaaaagaagccGGTATAATGCCAGATCCTCAAATTGATGCATTTATGAAGGCCACAGCAATAGATGGCCAAGAGACCAGTTTAATTACAGATTATGTACTCAAG ATTCTTGGCTTAGATATTTGTGCTGATATCATGGTTGGAGATGATATGAGAAGAGGCATTTCAGGTGGACAAAAGAAGCGCGTCACTACTG GGGAAATGTTGGTTGGACCAGCAAAAGCGTTTTTCATGGATGAAATATCAAAAGGGCTGGACAGCTCCACCACATACCAAATCGTCAAGTTTATGAGGCAGATGGTTCACATCAATGATATAACTATGGTTATCTCCCTCTTACAGCCTGCACCCGAGACATTTGATCTATTTGACGATGTTATTCTCATGTCGGATGGTCAAATTGTGTACCAGGGTCCGAGAGAAAACGTTCTTGAATTCTTCGAATACATGGGATTTAGATGTCCAGAAAGGAAAGGAATAGCAGATTTTCTTGTGGAAGTTACTTCCAAGAAGGACCAAGAACAGTATTGGTTTAGAAAAAGCAGGCCTTATGTATACATATCTGTTCCTGAGTTTTCCGAGTCCTTTAATTCTTTTCAGATTGGTGAACAAATTATTGATGAACTTACAATTCCATATGATAAGTACAGCGTTCATCGTGCAGCACTAGTGAAAAATAAATATGGTATCTCCAACCAGGAACTATTCAAGGCATGCTTCTCAAGGGAATGGCTGCTGATGAAACGCAGTTCGTTCTTGTACATATTTAAAACTACTCAAATCACTATTATGGCAACCATTGCATTGACAGTGTTTTTAAGAACACAAATGAAAGCTGGCACTGTAAGAGGTTCTGCTAAATTCTGGGGAGCTCTGTTTTTCAGTCTCATCAATGTGATGTTCAACGGGATGCAAGAGCTCGCAATGACAGTTTTTAGGCTACCTGTGTTTTTCAAGCAGAGAGATAGCTTATTTTATCCAGCATGGGCTTTTGCCTTACCCATTTGGGTGCTAAAAATTCCCATTTCGTTAATGGAATCTGCTATATGGATCATTCTTACATACTATACCATTGGCTTTGCGCCTGCAGCCAGCAG GTTTTTCAAGCAGTTATTGGCATTTGTTGGTGTCCATCAGATGGCTCTCTCTTTGTTCCGTTTTATTGCAGCAGCAGGAAGAACACAAGTAGTTGCAAACACACTTGGAACCTTCACTTTGCTTATGGTGTTTGTACTTGGAGGCTTCATTGTATCAAAAG ATGATATTCAAGATTGGATGATTTGGGGCTACTATTTGTCTCCTATGATGTATGGACAGAATGCAATTGCCATAAATGAGTTTCTAGATGATCGATGGAGTGCT CCCACTAATGGTTCTCAACCAACAGTAGGAAAGACTCTTCTTCATGCAAGAGGCTTATTTACCACAGAAACCTGGTATTGGATAAGCACTGGAGCCCTTTTTGGATTTTCACTTCTCTTCAATGTTCTCTTCGTTGCAGCTTTGACATTTTTAAATC CTATCGGGGATACTAAAGCTGTCAGAGTTGAGAATGGAGACAAAAACAACAGCAGGCCACAAGAAACAGCAATAGTTGGAG atattcagatggctccaacACGGTCTCAAGCGAACACCAGCTCTGTTATTCCTTTCCCgaataatgaatcaagaaaagGAATGATCTTGCCGTTCCAGCCCCTTTCACTAGCATTCAACCATGTGAATTACTATGTTGATATGCCTGCC GAAATGAAGACTCAAGGGGTCGAAGAAGATAGATTGCAACTTCTACGAGATGTTAGTGGTGCCTTCAGGCCAGGAATTCTTACAGCTTTGGTTGGTGTCAGTGGTGCTGGAAAGACCACTTTGATGGATGTATTAGCAGGTCGAAAAACAGGTGGATACATTGAAGGAAGCATAAATATTTCAGGTTATCCGAAAAATCAGACAACATTTGCTCGTGTAAGCGGTTACTGTGAACAAAATGACATTCATTCACCATATGTTACTGTCTATGAGTCTCTCCTCTACTCAGCCTGGCTACGTCTTGCCTCCGATGTAAAGACAGAAACACGAAAG ATGTTTGTAGAAGAAGTCATGGAATTGGTTGAGCTCAAACCGTTGAGGAATGCTCTTGTTGGGCTTCCCGGGGTGGATGGTCTTTCTACTGAACAGAGAAAGAGGTTGACCACTGCTGTTGAATTAGTCGCAAATCCATCTATCATTTTTATGGATGAGCCAACATCAGGACTTGATGCAAGAGCTGCAGCAATTGTCATGCGTACTGTCAGGAAAACAGTGGATACAGGAAGAACAGTCGTCTGCACGATCCACCAGCCAAGCATAGATATTTTTGAAGCTTTTGATGAG CTACTTCTGATGAAAAGAGGAGGACAAGTAATATTTGCTGGACCTCTTGGTCGTCGTTCTTGCAAGCTGGTTGAGTATTTTGAG ACCATACCAGGGGTTCCTAAAATCAGAGAGAGCGATAATCCAGCTACATGGATGCTTGATGTCAGCTCCTCTTCTATGGAAGCTCAACTTCTTGTCGATTTTGCTGAAGTCTACGCCAACTCAAACCTTTATCA GAGAAATCAACTGCTAATCAAGGAACTTAGCACACCAGCAACGTGCTCGAAAGATCTCTACTTCCCCACTCAATATTCGCAATCCTTCATAACTCAGTGCAAGGCCTGTTTCTGGAAACAACACTGGTCATACTGGAGGAATTCACAATACAATGCAATTAGATTCTTCATGACGGTCATCATTGGAATTCTATTTGGTGTCATCTTTTGGAATAAAGGGAACCAAAT ATACAGACAACAAGACTTGCTTAATCTGCTTGGCGCGACTTATGCAGCTGTCATGTTTCTTGGAGCCACAAATGCTTCTGCAGTACAATCTGTTGTGGCTATTGAAAGAACAGTTTTCTACCGCGAAAGAGCTGCTGGAATGTATTCAGAGTTGCCCTATGCATTTGCTCAG GTGGCTATAGAGACTATATATGTTGCAATACAGACTTTCATTTATtctcttctcttgttttccatgATTGGATACCAATGGACAGCAGAAAAGTTCTTCTATTTCTACTACTTCATATTCATGTGCTTCACCTACTTCTCAATGTATGGGATGATGGTTGTTGCTTTGACTCCTGGTTATCAAATTGCTGCAATTGTCATGTCTTTCTTCCTCAGCTTCTGGAACTTATTCTCTGGTTTTCTTGTTCCTCGCCCG CTGATCCCAGTGTGGTGGAGGTGGTACTACTGGGCTTCTCCAGTTGCTTGGACGATATATGGGATATTCGCGTCCCAAGTGGGAGACAGAACCGATGAACTTGAGCTCACTGGTGAAATTGAGAAAATCCAAGTGAATAAGTTCTTGAAAGAATATTTGGGCTATGATCATGACTTTCTTGTAGTAGTGGTTTTTGCCCATGTGGGTTGGGTTctcctctttttctttgtttttgcttATGGAATCAAGTTCCTAAACCACCAAAAAAGGTAG